CCGGTCTCCTTTCGGGCCCGCTGAGGTGCCCGCCCCGGCCGGCCGCCTCCGCTCTGGGACCAGGCTGATGTACATGACGACAGCACGCTGGTCCCGGAGCGCCGGGAGCGGGGGTGCCGTGTAGTGAGTCGGCGTCGGGCCGGGTCGGCCCTCGCCGTGCTGGTGGCCCTGCTGCTGGCGACCGGCGCGACCGCGTGTGGCGACGGCGACCCGTCGGGCGACGCCGGCTCGGCGTCGAGCACCACCGCCCCCGTGTTCGAGCCCGACGACCCGTCGGCGGCGGAGGCGTCGGCCGCGGTGGCCGAGATCGTCGCCGGCGAAGGGGACGACGGGGAGCCGGGGTGCGCCGTCAGCGCCGTCGTCGACGGCGAGGTCGTGTTCGAGGGCGGGTACGGCACCGCCGACCTGGCCACCGGCGAGGCCATCGACGCGGCCACGACGTTCGACATCGCCTCGGTGTCGAAGCAGTTCACCGCCGCCGCCGTGTACCTACTGGCCGACCGGGGCGAGCTCTCCCTGGACGACGAGGTCCACGAGCACCTGCCCGAGCTCCCCGACTACGGCGCCGCCATCACGCTCGACGACCTCGTGCACCACACCAGCGGGCTCACGGACTACACCGAGCTGCTCGCCGAGGACTTCGACGACACCGACGTGACCACGACGGCGCAGGCGCTGGAGGCCCTCGCCGGGGCCGACGAGCTGGCCTTCGAGCCGGGCGCCGCGTTCGAGTACTCGAACACCAACTACTTCCTCCTGGGGCAGGTGGTCGAACGGGTGGACGGGCGCACGCTCGCGGACTTCCTGGCCGACGAGGTGTTCGGCCCCCTCGGGATGGACCAGACCGTCGTGCGCGACGACGCCGACCTGGTGGTGGACGCCGCCGCCGAGGGCTACGCCGCCGACGGCGAGGGAGGCTTCGAGGCGAACACGACGAACTGGGAGCAGGCCGGCGACGGCGCGGTGTGGTCCAGCGTGCGGGACCTCCAGCGCTGGGCGGCGAACCTCGAGACCTTCGCCTTGGGCGGCCCGCCCTTGGAGGAGGGGCTGCTCACCCCCGGGCCGGTGCTCGACGAGGAGGGCTACGGCTACGGCGGCGGGCTGACCCTGGGCGACGGGCTGATCGAGCACTCGGGCGCCTGGGCCGGGTTCAGCTCGGACTTCCTCGTGGCGCCCGACTCGTCGACGTCGGTCGTCGTCCTCTGCAACCGAGACGACGCCGAGGTCTACGACCTGGCCCTCGAGGTGCTCGAGGCGACCTGACACCCGGCATGTCTCGACGTCGTCGCATGCTGCGCGCGGGCGAGCGTGCCGTCGCGGGGCGAGGGTGTGCCTTCTCCCGAGGCCCGTGATCGAGTCGATCTGATCACGGGGGCCTCGCGGCCGGGCGACCTGCGCTCGGCGAGCGTGCCGTCGCGGCCGAGGGCGCCGCGGCCCCGACGCGGTCTGACACCCGGCGGTCACGCCAGCCACCCGGCATCGCTAGTGTCGGCCGTTTCACCGACCCCAGGAGCGAACGATGGCGGACAGTCGACCGGAGGGACGTGCGCTCGGGCCGCTCGGCGCCGGCCGGGCCATGGCCGAGGGCGTGGTGCACCAGATCGTCAACGGCGTGGTGCGCGAGCTCGACGTCAACGCCATCGTCGGTCAGGTCGACATCGACGACCTGCTGACCCGCATCGACATCGACGCGCTCCTCGAGCGCATCGACATGGACGCCCTGCTGGACCGGGTCGACGTCGACGGCATCATCAAGCGGGTCGACCTCCAGGCACTGATGGCGGACATCGGCCTCCAGGACATCGTCCGTCAGTCCACCGGCGTCCTCGCCAGCGACTCCGTGAAGCTCGTGCGGGTGCGCACCATGAACGGCGACGTGCTCCTGTCCCGCTTCATCGACCGCCTGCTGCATCGCACCCCCCGGTACCCCGAGCTGGCATCGGCCACGGCGCCCACGCCGGCGGTCGAGGTGGCGTCGGCCGAGGTGGCGTCATGAGCGTCGTCACCGTCGAGGAGATCTCGCCCCGCCACGGCCAGCCCGCCGGCATCGTGTCCCGGGGCGCCGCCGCCCTCGTGGACTTCGGTGTCGTGTGGGTCATCAGCGCGGCCATCTCCCTCAGCCTGAACCTGGTGCAGTCGGTGCTGGGCACGGACGCCAGCGGCGAGCTGGGTGCTGCCGGCGCATTGCTCGCCGGGGCGGCGCTCCTGTTCACCTACCTGTCGCTGTGCTGGATCGTCGGCGGCCGCACGATCGGGCAACTGCTGCTCGGGCTGCGGGTGCGCCGCGTGGGCGGCGGGCGCATCGGCTTCTTCCAGTCCATCGCCCGCGGCTGGATGGCCACCTACCTTCTGGCCCTGCTGTTCTGGTCGGTCGTGTCCCGGCGCAGCGCCGCGGTGTGGGACGTCGTCCTGCGCACCGAGGTCGTCTACGACTGGACGAAGGCCGAGCCGCACCCCAAGTAGGGGCGGCGGGGTAGGCAACGACCCATGAGGTGGCAACGAGGGCAGCGGAGCGGCGACCTGCGTGACGAGCGGGCGTCGACCCAGGGCCGTGGCGGCGGTGGCCTGGGCGGGCTGCCCATCCCGTCGGGCAAGGGCGGCCTGGTCGTCCTCGCCATCGTCGTCGTGGTCAGCCTGTTGGGCGGCGGCAGCCTGCTCGGGGGCGGCGGCGGGGACGGAGGCTCGTCCGACACGGGCATCGACATCACCGACATCCTGGGTGGGCTCGGTGAGGCGCAGACCGCCCCCTCCGGCGCCGACGATGAGGTGCCCGGCGCACCGGACCCCGAGGCCGAGCTCGTCGACTTCGCCTCGTTCGTGCTCGACGACGTGAACGCCACCTGGGACGAGATCTTCCAGCAGTCGGGCCAGCAGTACCGCAACGCCGAGCTGGTCCTGTTCCGCGACGGCGTGGACACCGGCTGTGGCAACGCCACCTCGGCGGTCGGGCCCTTCTACTGCCCGCCCGACCAGACCGCCTACCTCGACCTCGGCTTCTTCCGGGAGCTGAACGACCGCTTCGACGCTCCCGGCGACTTCGCCCAGGCCTACGTGATCGCCCACGAGATCGGTCACCACGTGCAGAACCGCCTCGGCATCAGCGACGACGTGAACCGCCAGCAGGCGGCCAACCCCGGCGAGGCCAACGACCTGTCCGTGCGCCTCGAGCTCCAGGCCGACTGCTTCGCCGGCATCTGGGGTCACTCGGTCTACAACCGCGGCGTCCTCGAGGACGGCGACCTCCAGGAGGGCCTGGACGCCGCCGCGGCGGTCGGCGACGACCGCATCCAGGCGTCCGCCGGCGTCGACGTGAACCCCGAGACGTGGACCCACGGCTCGTCCGAGGACCGCCAGGAGTGGTTCAACCGCGGCTTCGACACCGGCGACGTCAACCAGTGCGACACCTTCTCCTGACCGACGCGTCTGCTCACCAGGAGTCTGGTGACGGCCATCCGTCGGGCGGACGAAACGGATAGCCGTTGTCAGGGTTGTGGACTACGTCGGGGAGGGGTGAGTACTTCAGGTGTCCAGCCGTAACCCGCAGATAGACGTCCGCCACGTTGTTCAGGTGCTGAAGGCCCCGTCGAGGCGGAGCGGCTACGCAGGTCAGAAGGCCGTAGTCCTGCGCCGCCTCGATCGCGGGGATGAGATCGGTATCGCCACTGACGAGGAGGATGGCGTCGGGTCGGTCATCGGCTGAAGCCGCACGGACGATCTCGACGGCGAGGTTGACATCCGTTCGCTTCTCCTTCTGAAAGCCCACCAGCTCGCCACACTTGGTGCAAGGTCGCGTCTTAAGTTCGTACTTGCCGAGGAGGGTCCTGAAGTAGGGCGGCTGGCTGAACTGGAGTGCTTGAAGGTAGATGTCTTGCCGTCGCTGCGCAGCGTGCTCGGATACGAAGCTGGTGCAGTAGACGACCTGGGTCAGGTCGAACTCGATTCCTCCAGCCTTCTCGCCCGCCGTCCTCGCTAGTCGCTTGCACATCGCAGTGATGTCCAGCCATCGGTATCGGAGGAGGTTCGCTGCTTCCATGCCGTGATACAGATTCAGCCCGTCCACGAAGGCAGCGATCTCCACCCGGCTTGTCCCTTCGATCGGTCGTCGGTACGATGGTACGAGCTTCCCTCACGTGTGAGCGTGGGGACCCAGATGGCCCCGCCTCGTGCGGGGCCATCCGCTTTTTCACCGTCAGCGCCGGGCGTGGGCGTCCAGCACGTGCGCCACCGCCGCCGAGATTCCCTTCGCCATCGGGATGTCGAGGAACTCGTTGGGGCCGTGGGCGTTCGAGCCGGGGCCGAGGACGCCGAGCACCAGGAACTGGGCGTCGGGGAAGCGCTGGCCGAGCATGGCCATGAACGGGATGGTGCCGCCCTCGCCCATCGCCGCCGCGGGCTGGCCGAACGCAGCCTGGGAGGCGGACTCGATGGCCGGCACCAACCAATCGGCGGTGGGCGGGGCGTTCCAGCCCGTGGCGGCCCAGTCGCCCTGCACCTCGACGGTGGCGCCGTAGGGCGGATCGACGGTGACGGCCTCGGTGGCCGCGGCCAGCGCGGCGGCGGCGTCGCACGTCGGGGGGAGCCGCACCGACACGTTCACGGCGGTGACGGGGCGGAGGACGTTGCCGGCGTCCTCGATGGACGGCAGGCCGTCGGCGCCGATGATCTCCACCGCCGGCCGCCACGTGGCGTTGAGCAGCAGCTCGGCGGGCGAGCCCGCCACCGGGCCGGCTCCTTCGAAGAAGGGGAAGCGCTGCCAGATGGCGTCGCCCAGCACGGCGGCGGCGGCGTCCGCCTGCGCCACCCGCTCGTCGGGGATGGGGGTGTGGAACGCGGGGAGTCGCACCTCGCCGGTGTCGACGTCCTCCAGCCGGTCGAGCAGCTGGCGCAGCACCCGGAAGGTGGAGGGGACGATGCCGCTGGCGCCCGAGTGCACGCCTTCCTCCAGCATCCGCACCGACAGGGTGAAGCCGGCGAGGCCGCGGAGCGACGTGGTGGTCCAGAGTCGGTCGTAGGTGCCGCAGCCCGAGTCGAGGCAGACCACCAGGCTGACCGCGCCGAGGCGGTCGCCGAGCGCCTCGACGTGGGCCTCGAGGTCGGGGCTGCCGCTCTCCTCGGACGCCTCGATGACCACGAGGCAGCGGCGGTGCGCCCCGCCGAAGCGCTGCACGGCCTCGATGGCCGTGAGGGCGGCGAAGATCGAGTAGCCGTCGTCGGCGCCGCCGCGGCCGTAGAGGCGGCCGCCGTCGAGTACCGGTGACCACGGCCCCAGGCCATTCCGCCAGCCCACCATGGGCGGCTGCTTGTCGAGGTGGCCGTAGAGCAGCACCGTGTCAGGGGCGGCGACGTCGGCGGGGGCGGGGGCGCCCTCGCCGTGCGCCGGCACGTCCATCACCAGCAGCGGGGTGCGCCCCGGCAGGGTGGCGACCTCGACGGTGAGGCCCTCGATCTCCTGGGCCCGGGCCCACTGCTCGAGCAGGTCGACCGCGACCTGCATGTGCCCGTGCTCGTCCCAGGCGGGGTCGAACGCCGGCGACACGTTGGGGATGGCGATGTAGTCGTGCAGCAGCGGGACGACCGTGGCGTCCCAGCGGTCCGTGACGAAAGCGGTGAGCTCGGCGGCGGGCAGCGGCATGGCACCAGCCTGCCCCATCCGTCCGAACGAGCCGTTCAACGCCGGCCGGTCACCAGCCGATAGGTACAACGACCTACGGGAGGCCGCCGCATGCCCATGGAGGGCAGCTCCGAGGAGTACGAGAAGCTGACGCTCGCGTCGCTGAAGAAGGCCGCGTCCCCGGACTCCGACGCGACCTACCACAACAACCGCGCCGCCATCTTCGCCAGCCTGGCGTCGGCCGCCGCATCCTCGGAGATGGCCGAAGCCCTGAACCGCCTGGCGGGCACGGCGCCGGCGGACGCCCCGGCGACGCCTCCCGCCCGCACCTCGGCGGTCACGCCGGTCCCCTCGGCCGACGGTCAGGGCAACGGGCGGTCGGCCGGATCGGGTCCGCCGGGCAAGGAGCTCGTGCGCCGCGAGTCTGCGTGAGGTCGCCGACGCGGTAGGAAGGGGCGATGTCCCGGCGCACCCGCAACGTCCTGGGCGCCGTCGTGGTGCTCGGCCTGGTCGGTCTCCTGGTCGCCCGCCTCCTGGCCGAGCCGGCGCACCTGCTCCTCGCCGGTGACTCCATCCTGCGCCAGACCGGCCCCAAGCTCGACGAGACCTTCGGCCGCGAGGTGGCGGTGGACAACGCCGCGCTCAACAACTCGGGCCTGCTCACGCCGGGTTTCGTCGACTGGACGAAGCGCCTGGAGGAGCAGCTCGCCCAGGACGACCCCGAGGCCGTCGTCTTCTTGTTCATCGGCAACTACACCGACACGGACTTCGCGACCGACGCCGACGGCAACCCGATCCTGAAGAACACCCCCGAGTTCTTCGAGGCGTGGGGCAAGGAGGCCGACCGGCTGATGCAGGTGCTCGAGGACAACGGCTCGGACGCGGCGGTCTACTGGGTGCTCCCCCCGCCCCAGTACACCGAGGTCAACCAGATCACCACCGCCGGGCTCCGGGCCGAGTACGAGGCGCTGGCCGAGCGGTGGCCCCAGATCACGCTGATCGACGCCAACGACGCGCTCGCGGGGCCGAACGGTGAGTACCTGGCGTCGATCACCAACCGCCAGGGCGAGGTCGTCCCGCTGCGCGTGCCCGACACGGTCCACCTCACCGACGTGGGCGCCCGCCGCCTCGCCCGCCTCATCCACGAGGCCGTCGAACAGGACCTCTGAGCGCCGACACGACGGCTGAGCACCGGTCGGTGCGGCGCCCGTCCCCGCGCGCCGGCCGCCCGAGCGCGGACGAGTACGGCCCGAGCCTGGCCGAAGGCGCCTCGCCGCACCCGGCGGCGGCGCCCCGTCCGCCCGACCACTGCCGGCGACCGGGTGCCACACTGGTCCCGTGGACGTGGCCATCCTGGTGCACGACGGGGTCAGCGCCGCCGAGGCCCTGGCGCCGGCGGAGGTGTTCGGCGCGGTGCCCGACGTCGCCGTGCACTTCGTGGCGCACCGCACCGGCCCCCACGCCACCCAGGGCCGCCCCGGCGTGCTCGTGGCCGACCGGTCGGTGGCCGACTGGCCCGACCCCGACACCCTCGTCGTCCCGGGTGGGCTGGGCGTGCGCCGGCTGGTGGAGGACGACGCCCTCCTCGCCTGGATCGCCGACGCCCATCGCACCACCCAGTGGACCGCCGGCGTCTCGACCGGCGTCCACCTCCTCGGTGCCGCCGGCGTGCTCGACGGTTGCGACGCCACCGGGCACTGGTTGCTGCTCGACGAGCTGAGCGGTGCCGGCGCGGTGGCGAGCGCCGAACGACTCGTCCGCCACGGCCGGGTGATCACCGCGTCCGGGGCGACCAGCGCGTTCGACCTCGCCCTGCTCGTGGTCGACCGCACCTTCGGCGCCGAGACGGCCGAGCGGGTGCGGGCGGGGCTGGCCGACGACCCCGACGGGAGCCGCCAGGGTCGCGTGCATCGCTGGCGAGGGCGGTCGACGCGCCATCGCATTGCGGGTCGCTACGTCATCGACGACGAGCAGGAGCGCGGGGCGGGCGATGGTCCCGGACGGCGGGGCCGCCGCCGGCGCCGTCAGTCGTCGCCGTCGTCCCCGGTCTGACCGAGCGCCTCGAGGGCCTCGTCGTAGCGTCGGCGCACGTCGGCGAGGTCGCCCCCGATCCGGAGGTTGCCCTCGGCGCTCTCCCAGACCATGTCGGCCTGTGACCGCAGGGCCCAACGCTGCTCGTCGGTGCGCATCTGCGGGCCGAGGAGGGTGACCGACTCGAGGAGGCGGATGAGCACCGCGGTGTTGTCGTCCCCCGCTTGGCGGATCTTGTCGAAGGCGCTGTCGGTGACGTCGGTGAAGCTGAGGTAGCGGTCCACCACGCGGATGGTGCCGTCGGCGTCGCGGTGCGCCCGCTGGGGGAGCGGGTCCTCGGACAGCCGCAGCAGGGCACCGGCCAGCCAGTTGATGCACGTCAGCGCGGTGAACGTGTCGTTGATTGCGGGGGACAGCGCCCGCAGGGCGATCTCGACGAGTTGGTCCACCGCGAAGC
Above is a window of Acidimicrobiales bacterium DNA encoding:
- a CDS encoding beta-lactamase family protein, yielding MSRRRAGSALAVLVALLLATGATACGDGDPSGDAGSASSTTAPVFEPDDPSAAEASAAVAEIVAGEGDDGEPGCAVSAVVDGEVVFEGGYGTADLATGEAIDAATTFDIASVSKQFTAAAVYLLADRGELSLDDEVHEHLPELPDYGAAITLDDLVHHTSGLTDYTELLAEDFDDTDVTTTAQALEALAGADELAFEPGAAFEYSNTNYFLLGQVVERVDGRTLADFLADEVFGPLGMDQTVVRDDADLVVDAAAEGYAADGEGGFEANTTNWEQAGDGAVWSSVRDLQRWAANLETFALGGPPLEEGLLTPGPVLDEEGYGYGGGLTLGDGLIEHSGAWAGFSSDFLVAPDSSTSVVVLCNRDDAEVYDLALEVLEAT
- a CDS encoding RDD family protein, yielding MSVVTVEEISPRHGQPAGIVSRGAAALVDFGVVWVISAAISLSLNLVQSVLGTDASGELGAAGALLAGAALLFTYLSLCWIVGGRTIGQLLLGLRVRRVGGGRIGFFQSIARGWMATYLLALLFWSVVSRRSAAVWDVVLRTEVVYDWTKAEPHPK
- a CDS encoding zinc metallopeptidase gives rise to the protein MRWQRGQRSGDLRDERASTQGRGGGGLGGLPIPSGKGGLVVLAIVVVVSLLGGGSLLGGGGGDGGSSDTGIDITDILGGLGEAQTAPSGADDEVPGAPDPEAELVDFASFVLDDVNATWDEIFQQSGQQYRNAELVLFRDGVDTGCGNATSAVGPFYCPPDQTAYLDLGFFRELNDRFDAPGDFAQAYVIAHEIGHHVQNRLGISDDVNRQQAANPGEANDLSVRLELQADCFAGIWGHSVYNRGVLEDGDLQEGLDAAAAVGDDRIQASAGVDVNPETWTHGSSEDRQEWFNRGFDTGDVNQCDTFS
- a CDS encoding NYN domain-containing protein; the encoded protein is MEIAAFVDGLNLYHGMEAANLLRYRWLDITAMCKRLARTAGEKAGGIEFDLTQVVYCTSFVSEHAAQRRQDIYLQALQFSQPPYFRTLLGKYELKTRPCTKCGELVGFQKEKRTDVNLAVEIVRAASADDRPDAILLVSGDTDLIPAIEAAQDYGLLTCVAAPPRRGLQHLNNVADVYLRVTAGHLKYSPLPDVVHNPDNGYPFRPPDGWPSPDSW
- a CDS encoding M20/M25/M40 family metallo-hydrolase translates to MPLPAAELTAFVTDRWDATVVPLLHDYIAIPNVSPAFDPAWDEHGHMQVAVDLLEQWARAQEIEGLTVEVATLPGRTPLLVMDVPAHGEGAPAPADVAAPDTVLLYGHLDKQPPMVGWRNGLGPWSPVLDGGRLYGRGGADDGYSIFAALTAIEAVQRFGGAHRRCLVVIEASEESGSPDLEAHVEALGDRLGAVSLVVCLDSGCGTYDRLWTTTSLRGLAGFTLSVRMLEEGVHSGASGIVPSTFRVLRQLLDRLEDVDTGEVRLPAFHTPIPDERVAQADAAAAVLGDAIWQRFPFFEGAGPVAGSPAELLLNATWRPAVEIIGADGLPSIEDAGNVLRPVTAVNVSVRLPPTCDAAAALAAATEAVTVDPPYGATVEVQGDWAATGWNAPPTADWLVPAIESASQAAFGQPAAAMGEGGTIPFMAMLGQRFPDAQFLVLGVLGPGSNAHGPNEFLDIPMAKGISAAVAHVLDAHARR
- a CDS encoding DUF459 domain-containing protein — translated: MSRRTRNVLGAVVVLGLVGLLVARLLAEPAHLLLAGDSILRQTGPKLDETFGREVAVDNAALNNSGLLTPGFVDWTKRLEEQLAQDDPEAVVFLFIGNYTDTDFATDADGNPILKNTPEFFEAWGKEADRLMQVLEDNGSDAAVYWVLPPPQYTEVNQITTAGLRAEYEALAERWPQITLIDANDALAGPNGEYLASITNRQGEVVPLRVPDTVHLTDVGARRLARLIHEAVEQDL
- a CDS encoding DJ-1/PfpI family protein; translated protein: MDVAILVHDGVSAAEALAPAEVFGAVPDVAVHFVAHRTGPHATQGRPGVLVADRSVADWPDPDTLVVPGGLGVRRLVEDDALLAWIADAHRTTQWTAGVSTGVHLLGAAGVLDGCDATGHWLLLDELSGAGAVASAERLVRHGRVITASGATSAFDLALLVVDRTFGAETAERVRAGLADDPDGSRQGRVHRWRGRSTRHRIAGRYVIDDEQERGAGDGPGRRGRRRRRQSSPSSPV